DNA sequence from the Antarctobacter heliothermus genome:
AAGATTTTCTGCTGTGGCCTTGGCCAGCGCCGTTCGGGACAGCAGCCCGGCCTTGTGTAGCCCGGCCAGAAAGCCCGCGTTGAAGGTATCGCCCGCGCCGACCGTGTCGACGACTGTGACCCGCCGGGCAGGCACGCGGTGCGTGCCTTGGGTTGTCATCACATCGACGCCTTCTGCGCCCAGCGTGACCAACACCACAGAGGTCTCTCCCTGCAACAGCGCCGTCGGGTCCGTTCCCAGCCAGTCCATATCTTCGTCGGAGATCTTGACGATATCGGCACGCCCCAGCATCCCCGCAAGGCGTGCGCGATAGGACGCCTCATTGGTGATGAACCCGGGGCGGATGTTGGGGTCGATCATAACCACCCGGTCGCCCGCCCGGGAACACAACGCGGCATAGCTGTTTGCCTGCGGTTCCGAGACAAGGCTGATCCCGCCGAAAAACAGCGCCTTGGTGGTGTCGTCCAGTGTCGGCAGTTCTGGTTCGGACAGCATCCGCCCGGCGGTGTTCTCATCGTAGAAGGCATAGCGCGCCTGTCCGTCCGTCAGGGTGACAAAGGCCAATGTGCTGGGCCGCCCAGAGCGTGGGCAGAGGCTATAATCAACCTTTGAGGCGGCCAGTGCTTCGGCCAGCATTTGCCCGAACAGGTCGTTGGACAACCCGCCAAGATAGCCCGAAGGTGCGCCCAGCCGACCCAGTGCGATGGCCGTGTTGAACACAGCGCCGCCTGCATAGGGGGCAAAGGCTGGTTCCCCCGCATCGGACTGGCGTGGCAACATGTCGATCAGCGCTTCGCCGCAGCAGAGGATCATGGCGTGTCTCCTTCGTGAAGATGTTTGCGCTAACTATCTCGAAAATCGGCCCCGGTCAAAGCCCATGACGCCTTGCCGCGCCCAGAATTTGCATCGGGTCACCATGGCACTGCCGGGATATATCGGGCACGAAACAGATCGCACCCGGTCCCGATCATTGATTGATCGCGATCAGATAGCCGACGCCTCCCGCCACGATCAGGCCCAGAATCACGGCAATCGTGATTTTCCACGCCGACCAGGGGCGTTCTCCCTGCACCCGGCCAGTGCGCCCGTTGACCACAAAGCGAAAGCTCTTGCCGCGATATTTGTAGGCCGCCATCCACACCGGCAGCAGAACGTGTTTGAAGGTGATGTCGCGCATGTCCGTATCGATGTTGTGCACGCGCTGACGGTCTCCGCCAATGTCGAATTTCACGTCCCTCTGGATTTGCCGGTCCATCTTTTCCTTGGCTTCGACAAAGCCCGCGTCAAGATCGACCTGATAGCCCTCGGCCCGGAACCCGGCGAGGTACTCCGGTCGATACGGTTCCATCGCTGCCAGATCCCAAGGTTCCAGCGCGTCGGTAAACCGCTTTGGTAGCGCCTTGGACGCCAGAACCAGCACGTCGTCGAAAAAGCGCTGCACCCGTCCAGAAACACGCGTCCAGCGGATTTTCTGCACTCGCTGCGTTTCTGTCTTGCCGTCGCGGACGACTTGGCGAGTCTCATAGTAGACGGTGCCACGTTCGCCGCGGTAGTCCGACGAGGTGTCGGCGTCGAAGGTCCAGTAGGGCACATAGATGCCGGTCAGTTTGCGGCCTTTGCGGGCGTATTCCTGCAAGCCGTTGGGCGCGAACCAGAGCTTGCCCAGCCAGCCGGTCATCGCCTCACGCGCTGCTGCTTCGTCCAGTGCAAAGGGCAACAGGCCGCGGGGTTTGATGTGCCGGTGCGTGCCGGTGTCGGTGACGACCGGGGTGGCGCAGAACGGGCATTCGGCGGCGTGGACATCCGGGTCAAATTCGACCTGTGCTGCGCAATTGGGGCAAGTGGAGACGCGAGTTTCCTCCATCTCCTGCAAAGGCAGAAGATCCGCCATGGCGGCCTGAAAATCCAGCTCACGGATGCCGCCGCCGCCCCAGGGGCCAGCGGTGTCTGCGATCTCGGCCGTGTTGCCGCAGTGTCCGCAGACCAGCTCGCCGTTGTCGGGGTCAAAGCGGAAGTCCGAGCCGCATTGGTCGCAGGGAAAACGGTGTTCGTCCGTCAGATCCTTCGGCGCGGAAGGGGGTGGCGGGGTGTCGGAAGGCGGTGGGGGGGGAAGATCACTCATATCGGAAATGGACATCAATCTGTGCGGGTTGGCTGCATCCTTGCGCGGATCGCAGCCGAGGGAAAGGAAAAATAGTCGGGCATCGGGACGGATCGGGCGGTGCCCGTCCCACGGCCCTTGGCGGATTGGCACGCGGGCGCTAGCCTTTGGCGGGTGCAATGAAGGAGGCGGTGGATGAAGCGGGTTCTGGCCCTTGGCTTGACGATTGCGGCGGCGGGAGCTGTGGCCGATCCTGTCACCTATGCCTTTGAATGGGCGGGTGGCGGCGGCTATGCGATCAAAGGGGCGCTGCAGTTTGATGACGCGGCTTACACCGGGAGATTTGTCCGGGAACAGGACCTGAGCTGTTTTGTGATTGAGGGCAGCAAAGACGGTGAGGACGTGGGGCGCTGGGCGTTGACCATGTTGAATGAGCAGACGTCGTGGCGGATGCATTTCGATCCCGTGTTGGGCCGCTTTCTGGTCGAAGGGGAGGGCGTCTGGATGCCTCAGGCTTGGAATATGAATGGGGAGGGGATCGACTGCGGTGAGGGTGGTTTTGGCTTTAACATCGGCAATGCGGCGCAGGATATCTGCGTCGATAATCAGCTGATTTTTGAGAGCCAGGT
Encoded proteins:
- a CDS encoding TFIIB-type zinc finger domain-containing protein; this translates as MSDLPPPPPSDTPPPPSAPKDLTDEHRFPCDQCGSDFRFDPDNGELVCGHCGNTAEIADTAGPWGGGGIRELDFQAAMADLLPLQEMEETRVSTCPNCAAQVEFDPDVHAAECPFCATPVVTDTGTHRHIKPRGLLPFALDEAAAREAMTGWLGKLWFAPNGLQEYARKGRKLTGIYVPYWTFDADTSSDYRGERGTVYYETRQVVRDGKTETQRVQKIRWTRVSGRVQRFFDDVLVLASKALPKRFTDALEPWDLAAMEPYRPEYLAGFRAEGYQVDLDAGFVEAKEKMDRQIQRDVKFDIGGDRQRVHNIDTDMRDITFKHVLLPVWMAAYKYRGKSFRFVVNGRTGRVQGERPWSAWKITIAVILGLIVAGGVGYLIAINQ
- a CDS encoding carbohydrate kinase family protein, whose product is MILCCGEALIDMLPRQSDAGEPAFAPYAGGAVFNTAIALGRLGAPSGYLGGLSNDLFGQMLAEALAASKVDYSLCPRSGRPSTLAFVTLTDGQARYAFYDENTAGRMLSEPELPTLDDTTKALFFGGISLVSEPQANSYAALCSRAGDRVVMIDPNIRPGFITNEASYRARLAGMLGRADIVKISDEDMDWLGTDPTALLQGETSVVLVTLGAEGVDVMTTQGTHRVPARRVTVVDTVGAGDTFNAGFLAGLHKAGLLSRTALAKATAENLGTAADLGVRSAAVTVSRAGANPPWEHEL